In Candidatus Manganitrophaceae bacterium, one DNA window encodes the following:
- a CDS encoding MBL fold metallo-hydrolase, translating into MFVVTPEGVIVVEPVNTSHSKGLLIAIRAVTDKPIRYLLHSHNHGDHSGGGKVFRDEGATIIAHVEAYEWMKVNPHQDMVLPDESWAGNRKDITLGGVRIELHYMGMNHGLGMTVFRFPKEKVVYIADLVTPNRVLFSIVPDFNIKEFKRTLAEIEEMEFERAIYSHSQAKEAFGSKMEVTQTREFIEDIQGAIFAEFKKGTFFMEIPTTVKLPKYKEWAMYKEWLSLNVWRVMLDMHMGPFPWRTDHAYEIND; encoded by the coding sequence ATGTTTGTGGTCACTCCAGAAGGCGTCATCGTCGTGGAGCCGGTGAATACGTCGCATTCCAAAGGTCTGCTGATAGCGATTCGAGCAGTGACGGACAAACCGATTCGATATCTGTTGCACAGTCATAATCACGGGGATCATTCCGGCGGCGGAAAGGTCTTTCGGGATGAAGGGGCCACAATTATTGCCCATGTGGAGGCCTACGAATGGATGAAGGTCAATCCTCATCAGGACATGGTCCTGCCGGACGAAAGTTGGGCGGGAAACCGGAAGGATATTACTTTAGGTGGGGTAAGGATTGAATTGCATTATATGGGAATGAATCATGGCCTGGGTATGACCGTATTTCGTTTTCCCAAAGAAAAAGTGGTCTATATCGCGGACCTGGTGACTCCGAATCGGGTTCTGTTTTCCATCGTCCCTGATTTCAATATCAAGGAATTTAAACGAACCCTTGCAGAAATTGAAGAAATGGAATTTGAAAGAGCGATATACTCCCATTCGCAAGCAAAGGAAGCTTTTGGTTCGAAGATGGAAGTGACACAAACACGAGAATTCATCGAAGATATACAGGGAGCGATCTTTGCGGAGTTCAAAAAGGGGACATTTTTTATGGAGATTCCCACTACCGTGAAACTCCCAAAATATAAAGAGTGGGCGATGTACAAAGAGTGGCTATCTTTAAATGTGTGGAGAGTCATGCTGGACATGCATATGGGTCCCTTCCCTTGGAGGACCGACCACGCGTATGAAATAAACGATTAG